A region of the Pseudomonas anguilliseptica genome:
AGTGACCCCTGCAGCCCTTAGTCTTCGCCCGAACGTATGCTTCAAGTCGTGGACGCGTATCGAGGCGAAGCCTGCGGGAACGGGGCGCAGGAACTGCTCCTGAAACCGCTTAGCCGCTCGACCCCTGGCTTTCTTCCATGCCGAGTCGTTCATCCGATGAACTGGGTTCGCTGTGCCATCTTCGTCGGGTTTTCCGTAAGGGAATACCCAGATGGGGTCCAGCCCTCGTTGCCCTTCGATGACAGATATCGCCACGTTGTTGAGCACCACCAATCGTTCGTCGCCATTTTTGACCCCAGAGTTCTCATGTCTTCCACCAGTGGGAGAAGCGCGAACGCCAACCAGCCGTGAGGCTCCAGTTCTCGCCCTTGATATCGTGGATGACGGCCGAGGCCGGCCAGGAGAGCAGGGTGGGCACCACTAGACCGACGCCTTTACCTGATCGTGTGGGGGCGAAGGTCAGTACGTGTTCGGGGCCTTCATGGCGTAGGTAGTGCTCCTCGATCAATCCCAGAACTACGCCTGAGGATTTTGTCATCCCTGTTTTGCGTACTTCTTCTACACCCGCCCACCGTGCTGAGCCGTAGGTGGTGACTTGCCGAGCCTGGCGAGCACGCCAGATTGCCATGCCAATGGCCACAGCCAGCGCAAGCAAACTACTGCAGGCCGCGATGCTACCGCCAGTGTTGAAAACCTCAGGCGCGTAGGCGTCAAAGACGAACCACCACTCGAACAGGCGCCAAGGGTGGTAGATCGGAGCACCCAGCAACTCGAACCAAGGCATTCCCAGGCGTGCCTGATAGCCGAGCGCGGAAGCTGTCCATTGGGTCGCACTCCACACCCCGGAAAGGGTAATTGTTAGAACCACCAGCACCTGACCGTAAAGCACCGTTGTTGCTTGCATCCCTGAGCCCAGCCTCCATGACGAAGCTCTCGGCACGAAGATGTGCCGCGGACGAGAGGTTCGTTGCTGCTTGGGGGGAGGGTCAAAGACCGATATGGAGGCGACTAAGAGTGCGTGGGTATTTGTACCTACTCGGGATATGAGGGGGCGGTATCAACGTTCTGGGGCGTAGCGTCCGTGTTCGATTATTCAGCGGCGTTTGCCAAACACCGATTTTGGCGTCTTTCCAAAAAAGCGGGTGAAGGCCGCGCTGAAATTATTGGGGAACTTATAGCCCACACGGTAGGCGGCCTGTGCGACCTGACAACCACTTTCGAGCAGCGTATAGGCCTTACGCATACGGATCTCGTGGAGCATGCGGTGTGGGGTGGAGTTGAAGCGGTAATGCATGCCTTCCTTGAGTTTGAATTCGTTGAGCCCCACTGCTGCGCAAAGGTAGGGAATGGTTAGGGGCTGGTCCATTTGCTCAATCATGATGTCGCGGGCACGGTCGAGTTTCTCGATGTCTGTCGCGCTGAATGGCAGTTTAACAGCGCAGTCCGAAGGTGCCAGCAGTTTGAGCTGCTCGGAGAGCAGGCTCAGGGTATGGATGTGCATGTCCAGAGTGCTGGTTACACCCTGGTTGAGGTAGTGGATTAGGGCGCTGGCGTGGCTGTTGGACGCGGCCGAGGTTTTCTGAAATGCCAACTGGCGGACGTTGCCATTGCCCAGCAATTGGCGCGTGCGCTGTTCGCCGATGTACCTGTTGAGCATGCTTTCGCCGATAAGTAAGCGCAGTTGCGACACTGTCGCCCCAGCTTCGTAGCGGCGCTCCCCAAGGCTCATCTGAAAAGACGTAATAGTGGTATAGCCCGCGCGAAATGGGACAGCGGAACCATCCGCATCTTTGTAACCGGAGTCGCCCTGCATTCCGTAGGTTATCACCAGCATATGCCGGTTATGCGGGTTGGCGGTCTCTTCGATTAGGTTGTGTGTGGGACGATAGCGCAAGCGCACCACGGCTAGATCATCCTCGAAAGACATTCGCTCCGAGTAGCATTCGCCCAGATCTTGCGGCAACTGCTGACGCATCCAAATACCTTCATCGCTACTGACTAGTCGTGAGTGCGTTGACGCGACTCGATATGACTGGGAAATCCTTTGCAGTGCGGCCACTTTTAGCTGTCCTCCCTTGATTTAGCTCCGGCTTGCATATGGATTGATCCAGAATCCATATGAATATTAATGCGAAGTATTCGCATTAATGAATAGCATGTTTTTACTTCAGCTGCCATCGCCAAAACTTGGCGGCGCGTCTATTCATTGGGGGGAAAAGGATGGTCAAGTTTGTGCTGGGCGTTAGGGGGGCTGTGCTCATGAGCGGCTGCTGGCTGGGCGGCATACCGTCGTTAAGCGCGCAGACAGAGTTGCCGCCAGTGGTAGTCACGGCGAACAAGATCGAACAGGTACAGGAGGCGGTGCCGGCCAGTCTTTCGGTGCTTGGGGGCGATGACCTGGCTAAAGGTGCCATCGACGATCTGGAGCAGTTGGCTCGTTTGACCCCTGGCTTCACCTTTCAACCCTTTGGTCAGTCGGGTACCAACGTGCCGGTGGTGCGCGGGCTCACCTCCAGCCCCACAGCGTTTTCATCCTCAATGCTGATGCTCGTGGACGGTGTTCCGACTCTAATGGGGCAGGGCTTTGACCATAACCTGCTGGGTGTGGAGCGCGTCGAGATTCTGCGTGGCCCGCAGTCCACTCTCTATGGTCGAAACGCCGAAGCTGGAGTCTTGAATATCTACACCCGCCAGCCTGGCAGCGCGCCTTATGCCCGTATTGAAGCCGGCGCTGGCAGCCGTGATCAGCGCACCCTAGGTGTCGATGCGAGTAGTGTTTTGCTGGCCGATACCCTGTATGTCGGCGTGGCCGGGCAGTGGCGCGACCAGAACGGCTATATCGACAATGCCTATCGCGGTGGCCAGGCCGATGACCGTGAACGGCAGAATGCGCGGATGGTACTGCGCTGGACTCCGGGTCTGGCCACCGACGTCAACCTGCGTTATAGCCGTCAGGACTATCGCGATGGCGGATCGTTGTGGGGTGCGGCAAGCGCAAAGCGGCGGGAGGTACGTTCCGGGACGTCGAGCTGGAACCACTCAAGCGGTCGCAGCCTGTCGCTGGATGTGTTGCATGAGTTTGATTCCGGGCTGAAATTGCGCTCGATCACCGCGCGTAATGATTTCTACGACCGGGTGCAGCAGGACACGGATTTTATTCCCGCAGACCTGTTCCATCTGGAGCGTGACTACCACATCAATACCCTGTCCCGGGAGCTCCGCCTGGAGGGGCAGTGGCGCGCCAACCAGTGGCTGCTTGGTGCCTACGCTGATCGCGATGACCACGATCTGTCGTTCAGGCAGAAATTACCCCTGCGTCTGATGCAGACCGATGTTCAACTGGGTGGCAATACTACGGCCCTGTTTGGTCAATGGCTGATGCCCTTGGACGAGCGCTGGAGCCTGACCCTAGGTGCCCGTGGCGAGCAAAACAAGGTGCATATCGATCCGGCCATTGGCAGCCGCCAGAGCGATACGTGGCGGCGCCTCAGTCCCAAGGCGACGTTGCAATACGAGTGGCAACCCGATGCCTATCTCTACGCCAGCTACGCCGAAGGTTTTCGCGCGGGGGGATTCAATGCGTTCTCGAACTCGGCCAACTACCCCGGCTACGATCCGGAAAAAGTCAAAACCTACGAAGTAGGAGCCAAGGGCTGGCTCGACGACAAACGTCTGCGCTACTCGGCGGCGCTGTACTGGATGGACGTGCGCGACATGCAGGTGCAACAGATCATCCAGCCGGGCGTGGTGTACATCACCAACGCCGCCTCGGCGCGCTCCGCCGGGCTTGATCTGGAAGCCGAATACCTGCTCGCCGACAACTGGCGGCTGGTTAGCGCCCTGGGCCTCAATCGAACCCGCTTCGAGCGCTTCAGTGAAGGCCGTAACGACTATCAGGGCAATCGCAACCCCTATGCGCCGGACCTTACCGGTCACCTCGGCCTGCGCTATGACGCCTCTGCCGGATGGTATGTCCAGGGTAGCGTCAGTGCCGTGGGCAAGACTTATCTGGATGCAGCCAATCAGTATAGCCGTGGCGGCTACGGGTTGATCGATCTGAATGCCGGCTATGACTTCAGCCACTACGGTGTTTCCGCCTATGTAAAAAACGCTGCCGACAAGCGCTACGACGCAGTCGGCTACCTGAATGGCAGCGCCAGGGTTTACAGCCCTCCGCGGGAAATCGGCCTGCGGGTCAGTTACGAACTTTGAGCGAAAACAAGCACGATGAAACCTATCAACCTGGCAACACCTCACCCTCTGCAACCCTACTGGGAGCTGGCCCTGGCGGCAGTTCGCGGCGATGCCCTGCGTATTGCTCTGGAGTGGAAATTGTTCAGTCTGCTGCAGGTGCCGAGCAGCGCTCTGGCGATCGCCCGCCAGTTGCAGCTTGACCCGAGTAACACCGGCTACTGGCTGGACGCACTGTGGAGCATGGCGCTGCTGGAGCGCGACGAGCGTCAGCCGCCTCGCTACCGCAATACGGCGTTGGCCAGCGATTATCTGCGCGCCGATGCGCCGGATTACTGCGGCGATGCCTGGATCTTTCGCCTGCGCGGCTTGCGCCATTTCGGCAGCCAGCTGGGCGACCAGGTGCGCGCCGGCCAGCCCGGCGGCCAGGCAGCGAGCGTGGCGAGCAATATCGACAACTGGACCACTGCCGCGCGTTTGCAGATCGCCCAGGAACAGCGTGCGGTGACCGTGGGGCTGGCGTTACGCCTGATGGCTCAGGTGGCGGAGTTCCCAGGCGCACGACGCATGCTCGATCTGGGCGGTGGTCCGGGGCTCGTGGCCATTGCCTTGGCCCTGGACAACCCGATGCTCTGCGGTGAGGTTTTTGACTTCCCTCAAACCGTGGATGTGGCGGCGGATAATATTCGTCGCGCCGGCCTAGAGCAGCGCCTGGAGGTGCGCGGCGGCGACCTAGCCTGCGACCCGATCGGCGAGGGTTATGACCTGATTTGGTGCTCCTCTGTTTTG
Encoded here:
- a CDS encoding helix-turn-helix domain-containing protein, producing the protein MAALQRISQSYRVASTHSRLVSSDEGIWMRQQLPQDLGECYSERMSFEDDLAVVRLRYRPTHNLIEETANPHNRHMLVITYGMQGDSGYKDADGSAVPFRAGYTTITSFQMSLGERRYEAGATVSQLRLLIGESMLNRYIGEQRTRQLLGNGNVRQLAFQKTSAASNSHASALIHYLNQGVTSTLDMHIHTLSLLSEQLKLLAPSDCAVKLPFSATDIEKLDRARDIMIEQMDQPLTIPYLCAAVGLNEFKLKEGMHYRFNSTPHRMLHEIRMRKAYTLLESGCQVAQAAYRVGYKFPNNFSAAFTRFFGKTPKSVFGKRR
- a CDS encoding TonB-dependent receptor codes for the protein MVKFVLGVRGAVLMSGCWLGGIPSLSAQTELPPVVVTANKIEQVQEAVPASLSVLGGDDLAKGAIDDLEQLARLTPGFTFQPFGQSGTNVPVVRGLTSSPTAFSSSMLMLVDGVPTLMGQGFDHNLLGVERVEILRGPQSTLYGRNAEAGVLNIYTRQPGSAPYARIEAGAGSRDQRTLGVDASSVLLADTLYVGVAGQWRDQNGYIDNAYRGGQADDRERQNARMVLRWTPGLATDVNLRYSRQDYRDGGSLWGAASAKRREVRSGTSSWNHSSGRSLSLDVLHEFDSGLKLRSITARNDFYDRVQQDTDFIPADLFHLERDYHINTLSRELRLEGQWRANQWLLGAYADRDDHDLSFRQKLPLRLMQTDVQLGGNTTALFGQWLMPLDERWSLTLGARGEQNKVHIDPAIGSRQSDTWRRLSPKATLQYEWQPDAYLYASYAEGFRAGGFNAFSNSANYPGYDPEKVKTYEVGAKGWLDDKRLRYSAALYWMDVRDMQVQQIIQPGVVYITNAASARSAGLDLEAEYLLADNWRLVSALGLNRTRFERFSEGRNDYQGNRNPYAPDLTGHLGLRYDASAGWYVQGSVSAVGKTYLDAANQYSRGGYGLIDLNAGYDFSHYGVSAYVKNAADKRYDAVGYLNGSARVYSPPREIGLRVSYEL
- a CDS encoding methyltransferase, whose product is MKPINLATPHPLQPYWELALAAVRGDALRIALEWKLFSLLQVPSSALAIARQLQLDPSNTGYWLDALWSMALLERDERQPPRYRNTALASDYLRADAPDYCGDAWIFRLRGLRHFGSQLGDQVRAGQPGGQAASVASNIDNWTTAARLQIAQEQRAVTVGLALRLMAQVAEFPGARRMLDLGGGPGLVAIALALDNPMLCGEVFDFPQTVDVAADNIRRAGLEQRLEVRGGDLACDPIGEGYDLIWCSSVLHFVPDMPATLAKIHAALRPGGVLVSAHAEIPDDPEHAGRVMPYYLSMQMLGRQITHAGGLQEALDQAGFVNIDSYPEVAFAVSPVSVLVARRGGL